Proteins encoded in a region of the Deltaproteobacteria bacterium genome:
- a CDS encoding biopolymer transporter ExbD, with protein sequence MGMDVGASGGGPKSEINVTPFVDVVLVLLIIFMVLTPLLLREIAVVIPKKADEQVTPDVAAQQVVLELKQDGQLELAGRPVALAELKNRVRGLYAERRDKLLFVRIDDRANYGVAVQAMDLCRGAGVQTIGMTTSR encoded by the coding sequence ATGGGGATGGACGTCGGGGCCTCGGGCGGCGGGCCGAAGAGCGAAATCAACGTCACGCCCTTCGTGGACGTGGTGCTCGTGCTGCTCATCATCTTCATGGTGCTGACGCCGCTGCTGCTGCGCGAGATCGCGGTGGTGATCCCCAAGAAGGCCGACGAGCAGGTCACCCCCGACGTGGCGGCCCAGCAGGTCGTGCTGGAGCTGAAACAGGATGGACAGCTCGAGCTCGCCGGCCGTCCCGTCGCGCTCGCCGAGCTCAAGAACCGCGTGCGCGGCCTCTACGCCGAGCGCCGCGACAAGCTCCTCTTCGTGCGCATCGACGACCGCGCGAACTACGGCGTGGCGGTCCAGGCGATGGACCTCTGCCGCGGAGCGGGCGTCCAGACCATCGGCATGACGACCTCGCGGTAG
- a CDS encoding MotA/TolQ/ExbB proton channel family protein — protein MSFSLIEVWNAAGLVGKGVFVLLAVMSIYSLGLVAERLMKFGAARRQSLAYVEGLKKALEEGKLEDAAKSATQHPESPVAQVVAAGVEAYVLGVRDLAKGKKGVDLVEALDRNLERVRDRQVSRLKRGLSGLATIGSTAPFVGLFGTVVGIIKAFTSMSSTGSGGLSAVSADIAEALVATGLGLFVAIPAVALFNYLTTKVDELVVDMNDVSGEVVAYVLRTGHENS, from the coding sequence ATGTCTTTCAGCTTGATCGAGGTCTGGAACGCGGCGGGGCTGGTGGGCAAGGGCGTGTTCGTCCTGCTCGCCGTGATGTCGATCTACTCGCTCGGGCTCGTGGCCGAGCGACTGATGAAGTTCGGGGCGGCACGGCGGCAGTCGCTGGCCTACGTCGAGGGGCTGAAGAAGGCCCTCGAGGAGGGTAAGCTCGAGGACGCGGCGAAGAGCGCGACCCAGCACCCCGAAAGCCCCGTGGCGCAGGTGGTGGCGGCAGGCGTCGAGGCCTATGTGCTGGGCGTGCGCGACCTGGCCAAGGGCAAGAAGGGGGTCGACCTGGTCGAGGCCCTCGACCGCAACCTGGAACGCGTGCGCGACCGTCAGGTCTCGCGGCTCAAGCGCGGCCTCTCGGGGCTGGCCACGATCGGCTCGACGGCTCCCTTCGTGGGGCTCTTCGGCACGGTGGTCGGCATCATCAAGGCCTTCACCTCCATGTCCTCCACCGGCTCGGGGGGCCTCTCCGCCGTCTCCGCGGACATCGCCGAGGCGCTCGTGGCCACAGGCCTCGGCCTCTTCGTGGCCATCCCGGCGGTGGCGCTCTTCAACTACCTCACCACGAAGGTGGACGAGCTCGTGGTGGACATGAACGACGTCTCGGGCGAGGTGGTGGCCTACGTGCTGCGCACCGGCCACGAGAACTCCTGA
- a CDS encoding TonB family protein, which yields MFESYLGQKQRPLRARVASTALSLLLHGGAIAAVLWLSLLYVDELPEPQVTVTFFSAPPPPPPPPPPPAARRPDRPRPTQPKVAVKPEEVQPPDKPPEAKPDKPAEDDDGDDGEEGGEEGGQKGGQKGGTVGGVVQPKAVVKEEPKKPVFIPPQVGEKLKLAGEMPDYTPAAKMAKVQGVVIVKLCLRADGSVDAAQTKVLKALQGMDEEVLSKVRTWRYRPHQVNGVATPACFPVRFVFRLQ from the coding sequence GTGTTCGAGAGCTACCTCGGACAGAAGCAGCGTCCCCTGCGGGCCCGCGTGGCCTCCACGGCGCTCTCGCTGCTCCTGCACGGAGGCGCGATCGCGGCCGTGCTCTGGCTCTCGCTGCTCTACGTGGACGAGCTGCCCGAGCCGCAGGTCACGGTGACCTTCTTCTCGGCGCCGCCACCACCCCCGCCGCCGCCCCCCCCGCCGGCAGCGCGTCGCCCCGACCGGCCGCGCCCGACCCAGCCCAAGGTCGCCGTGAAGCCGGAGGAGGTGCAGCCGCCCGACAAGCCCCCCGAGGCCAAGCCCGACAAGCCGGCCGAGGACGACGACGGCGACGACGGCGAGGAGGGGGGCGAGGAAGGCGGCCAGAAGGGCGGCCAGAAAGGGGGCACCGTCGGCGGGGTGGTGCAGCCCAAGGCCGTGGTGAAGGAAGAGCCGAAGAAGCCGGTCTTCATCCCCCCGCAGGTGGGCGAGAAGCTGAAGCTCGCGGGAGAGATGCCGGACTACACGCCGGCGGCCAAGATGGCCAAGGTGCAAGGGGTGGTGATCGTGAAGCTGTGCCTGCGCGCCGACGGCAGCGTGGACGCGGCGCAGACCAAGGTGCTCAAGGCGCTGCAGGGGATGGACGAGGAGGTCCTCTCCAAGGTGCGCACGTGGCGCTATCGCCCGCATCAAGTCAACGGAGTGGCGACACCGGCCTGCTTTCCGGTGCGCTTCGTATTTCGCCTGCAGTAG
- a CDS encoding tetratricopeptide repeat protein: MTSAPGYRAASSLALLPLAVLAALSTAGCQRVQARSLAREGNELYRAGKLDEALTKFDEAARLDPKLAVAFLHLGYAGMSLATSRPGPAAKKYADAATHAFARYMKLRPSDERGAKFYLQTLLDAGQHEAALAFLLEQHRRHPKDVSVVSSLGMVASKAGRFDEALGWYEKRAALQPKDPQAHHLIGSLCWQRLHKNAAVTGEARLKVANRGIAALERAVALRPDYGEALVFINLLYRERALGQPDAAAKERDLERAREVYRRAEAALKRAAGQR; this comes from the coding sequence ATGACGTCGGCTCCCGGCTACCGCGCTGCGTCGTCGCTCGCTCTCCTGCCCCTGGCTGTGCTCGCCGCCCTGAGCACCGCGGGTTGCCAGCGCGTGCAGGCGCGGAGCCTCGCCCGCGAGGGGAACGAGCTCTATCGCGCGGGCAAGCTGGACGAGGCGCTGACCAAGTTCGATGAAGCGGCGCGCCTCGACCCCAAGCTGGCGGTGGCCTTCTTGCACCTGGGCTACGCCGGCATGAGCCTCGCCACCTCGCGCCCCGGGCCGGCCGCGAAGAAGTACGCCGACGCGGCCACGCACGCCTTCGCGCGCTACATGAAGCTCCGCCCGAGCGACGAGCGCGGCGCGAAGTTCTACCTGCAGACCCTGCTCGACGCCGGGCAGCACGAGGCGGCGCTCGCGTTTCTGCTCGAGCAGCACCGCCGCCACCCGAAAGACGTGAGCGTCGTCTCTAGCCTCGGGATGGTGGCCTCGAAGGCCGGCCGCTTCGACGAAGCCCTCGGCTGGTACGAGAAGCGGGCTGCCCTGCAACCCAAGGACCCGCAGGCTCACCACCTGATCGGCAGCCTCTGCTGGCAACGGCTGCACAAGAACGCCGCGGTGACCGGAGAAGCGCGACTGAAGGTGGCGAACCGCGGGATCGCGGCGCTCGAGCGCGCGGTGGCGCTGCGTCCGGACTACGGGGAGGCGCTAGTCTTCATCAACCTGCTCTACCGGGAGCGGGCCCTCGGTCAGCCCGACGCCGCCGCGAAGGAGCGAGACCTCGAGCGCGCGCGGGAGGTCTACCGCCGCGCGGAAGCGGCGTTGAAGCGCGCCGCGGGGCAGAGGTAG
- a CDS encoding biopolymer transporter ExbD, whose protein sequence is MNDLEQPHSRKGANRRRLRRKRLAKDPGLAKGRMKSEINVTPFVDVVLVLLIIFMVVTPMLQRGVDVILPLTQHHATQKDNGQQIMISVRKDGAIFLGQQQLSVETLEQQLQPLLARQPAPPVFVKGDARLEFAPMRKVLEACHRAGAPGVSLATQGKKE, encoded by the coding sequence GTGAACGACCTCGAACAGCCCCACAGCCGCAAGGGCGCGAACCGTCGCCGCCTGCGTCGCAAGCGCCTGGCCAAGGACCCGGGGCTGGCCAAAGGGCGCATGAAGAGCGAGATCAACGTCACGCCCTTCGTGGACGTGGTGCTCGTGCTGCTCATCATCTTCATGGTCGTGACCCCCATGCTCCAGCGCGGCGTGGACGTGATCCTGCCGCTCACGCAGCACCACGCGACGCAGAAGGACAACGGGCAGCAGATCATGATCTCGGTGCGGAAGGACGGCGCGATCTTCCTCGGGCAGCAGCAGCTCTCGGTCGAGACGCTCGAGCAGCAGCTTCAGCCGCTCCTCGCGCGGCAGCCGGCGCCCCCCGTGTTCGTGAAGGGCGACGCGCGGCTCGAGTTCGCGCCGATGCGCAAGGTGCTCGAGGCCTGTCACCGCGCGGGAGCGCCGGGCGTCTCGCTCGCCACGCAGGGCAAGAAGGAGTAG